In a genomic window of Procambarus clarkii isolate CNS0578487 chromosome 12, FALCON_Pclarkii_2.0, whole genome shotgun sequence:
- the LOC138363886 gene encoding uncharacterized protein isoform X2, whose product MLHHIMNNVDTHYYRYNSSFKEILGGVQVLHACMTYLHVITYLQVLHTCNNILSQSQIFDGLRAYVQRLRSRGKLVSQEKIPKGESTDKSKNVQNGSQKSRQQNSSSAKWKQNNVGSYAISPTVNRTVGNQAPKTDKTKGATSAPKCLFCQEAHTIYQCTVYVGRASRIDRLKSLNRCIRCLRKHDTSECITQLQNCQYCHKSVHHTALCSDINTQSRSQTSNNQPASQAKPKDDNTTTAVQFCTVMSNVNDLDTEIVTTAILPTAQLELCNQGICIPTRGFFDQGSQKTFISKKMAEDLQLKSSKQVSTFISGFFTNSGRRTFPVVKLNVCLGTSQRTVEAIVVDKIPTEMEVTGLTATIKFLKEKGIQLADPLLDSDYIGDIGILIGADYYHRFILGSEESMGMNILKSAGGILMTGPILDLEPSTPEKSHHTETVIVA is encoded by the coding sequence atgcttcatcacatcatgaataatgtagatacacattattacagatacaattcatcctttaaggaaatccttggaggagtacaagtgttacatgcttgtatgacctacttgcatgtaattacttacctacaagtgttacatacttgtaacaacatcttatcacaaagccaaatctttgatggacttcgagcttacgtacaaagattacgaagccgaggaaaacttgtatctcaagaaaaaatccccaaaggtgaatccacggacaaaagcaaaaatgtccagaatggcagtcaaaaatcaaggcaacaaaactcctcttctgcaaagtggaaacagaataatgttggctcttatgctatatcccccacagttaacagaactgtaggaaaccaagctcctaagacagataagacaaaaggagctacaagtgccccaaaatgtttattctgtcaagaagcacataccatttatcaatgcacagtttatgtaggccgtgccagtcgaatcgatcgactgaaatctctgaacaggtgcatccgttgtctacggaagcacgatacaagtgagtgtatcactcaattgcagaactgccaatattgtcataaaagtgtacatcacacagcactctgtagtgatattaacactcaatccagatcacagacttccaataatcaacctgcatctcaggcaaagcccaaagatgataataccacaacagccgtacaattctgtacagtaatgagcaatgtcaacgacttggatacagaaattgttacaacagccatattgcctactgcacagctagaactatgcaatcaaggaatttgtattccaactagaggcttttttgatcaagggtcacagaaaacctttatcagtaaaaagatggcagaagatttacaacttaaatcttcaaagcaagtatctacattcatatcagggttttttactaattctggtcgtagaacctttccagtagtaaaactcaatgtctgtctaggtacatcccaaaggacagtagaagccatagtagttgataaaattcctactgaaatggaagtgactggtctgacagccacaattaaattcctaaaagaaaaaggaatacaattagcagatcctctgcttgattctgactacataggagatatcggaatcctgattggagctgactactatcatcgattcattctgggatcagaagaatctatgggtatgaatatactcaaatcagcaggaggcatattgatgacaggacctatactagatcttgaaccttcaactcctgaaaaatcacatcatacagaaactgtaatagtggcatga
- the LOC138363886 gene encoding uncharacterized protein isoform X1, with the protein MKKYHYMYSQTRQPKLFGACAYLVTSNQSYLITSKARVAPLKKRTLPQMELTALLTGTRLAVHIKQVLSTMNIKDVIIWSDNEAVLQWVRNDNCPTPYVKNRVSEIKEISAGFQLLHVPTKDNPADLLSRGMTFKQFAKADIWFHGPRWLVNGSWPEQKPHVITTQTVTTTRQQAQISVLDCTRYSSLIKLINVTQNVFQYLRKKGIKYTFPDALIYWVRQAQRETYGNNYENLPHKLKHNLGLWIDQENHNILRCGGRLKHADINLDTVHPWLLPKNHWITRLIVLHTHQQIIKHGGVLDTLTQIRQQYWIPQGRQSVKSILKNCMICRRYDARTCSYPGPPPLPKERVVHLQPFETTGVDYTGAIYLTGTADKQPIKAYICLFTCATTRAVHLEVTPDMTAQSFIQAFRRFAARRSCPKLMISDNGANLVAGEACLREICSHPAVTSTLEQRHCRWKFIPPRAPWHGGFYERLIGTVKRSLRKSLHRQKINLQELQTVITEIESRVNNRPLTYLSEDPTQHEPLSPAHLMYGRLLTPVPSLVDDEIRDPSYVGQSELVQGYKHLSSIIQKWNDVWTKEYLTSLREHHYGANVPHNIANLQPGDIVLVDSDGPRADWPLGKVVSVHPDSQGILRIVKILSKGTTSLKTLDKLIHMESVSQLQLDPERPQETLTPQDPQTPNRHNRPQRTAAQKCKQNLHLYYQSNGE; encoded by the coding sequence atgaagaagtatcactacatgtattcgcagactcgtcagccaaagctttttggagcttgtgcttacttagtgacttctaatcaatcatatcttatcacctctaaggccagagtcgctccattaaaaaagaggactttgcctcagatggaactaacagcactgctaactggtacACGCTTAgctgtgcatatcaaacaagtcttgtctaccatgaacatcaaggatgtcatcatatggtctgacaatgaagctgtcttacaatgggtacgaaacgacaactgtccaactccatatgtaaaaaatcgcgtctcggaaattaaagaaatttccgcaggctttcaattgttgcatgtaccaacaaaggataatccagctgatctcttatcaagaggtatgacatttaaacagtttgcaaaggcagatatttggtttcatgggcctcgatggttagtgaatggtagttggcctgaacaaaagccacacgtcattacgacacaaaccgtaactaccaccaggcagcaagctcaaatatcagtcttggattgtactcgttactcctcgctcatcaaattaatcaatgtaacacagaacgtgtttcaatatctcaggaaaaaaggtataaaatacacttttccagatgcacttatctattgggtaagacaagcccagagagaaacttatgggaataactatgaaaatcttcctcataagttaaaacacaatctcggtctgtggatagaccaagaaaatcacaacattctgcgttgtggagggagacttaaacacgcagatatcaatctagataccgtgcatccatggcttttaccaaaaaatcattggatcacaaggttgattgtgttgcatacacatcaacaaatcatcaaacatggaggagtgttagacacactcacacaaatcagacagcagtactggattcctcagggaagacagtcagtcaaatcaatcttgaagaattgcatgatatgccgaaggtacgatgcaagaacttgctcttatccagggccaccacccctgccaaaggaacgagtggtccatctacaacctttcgaaacgacaggagtagattatacaggagcaatatatctaacagggactgcagataagcaacctatcaaggcatacatctgtctgtttacctgtgctaccaccagggcagtacatctagaggtaacacccgatatgactgctcaatcatttattcaagctttccgcagattcgcagcacgccgatcatgccctaagctgatgatttcagataacggagcaaacttggtagctggagaagcatgtctacgggaaatctgttcccatcctgcagttacttccacactggaacagcgtcattgcagatggaaatttatccctccgagagccccatggcacggaggattttatgaacggttaataggaactgtaaaaagatccttgagaaaatctctacaccgtcagaaaatcaatcttcaagagctccagacagtaatcacggaaatagaatcaagggtgaataaccggccgttgacttacttgtctgaggatcctactcaacatgagccattaagtcctgcccacctaatgtatggaagacttctgactccagtaccatctctagtggatgatgagatcagagatccctcatatgtgggtcagagcgagttggttcaggggtataagcatctgtccagcataatccaaaaatggaatgatgtttggacaaaagaatatcttacatctctacgagaacatcactatggggccaatgtcccacataatatagctaatctccaacctggcgatattgtcttggtagacagtgatggccctagggctgactggccattaggtaaagttgtctcagtccatccagatagtcaggggattttgagaatagtcaaaatcctgtctaaaggaacaacttccctgaagacattggacaaactcatccacatggaatcagtgagccagctgcagttagatcctgagagacctcaagagactctaactccacaagacccacagactcctaacagacacaatcgtccacaacggacagcagcacaaaagtgcaagcaaaatttgcacttgtattatcaatccaatggagagtaa